A genomic segment from Neobacillus sp. YX16 encodes:
- the rpoE gene encoding DNA-directed RNA polymerase subunit delta — protein sequence MSLQGFSKEQLKELSLIEMAYEFLKGSKQPISFHDLIKEIAAATEITEAQIKSRIAQFYTDINIDGRFLSLGDNRWGLRVWYPVDTQEEEVVTVIKPKKKKAKKVVDEDELEDFDDVDEDYEELDDFADEDDLLDDDDDDLLDDLDDVDDLDDDEDVIEDDDEFELDEEEDLDEDLEEDDVEDEDDLL from the coding sequence TTGAGTTTACAAGGTTTCTCAAAAGAGCAATTAAAAGAGTTATCCCTCATTGAGATGGCGTATGAATTTCTAAAAGGAAGCAAACAGCCAATTTCCTTCCATGATTTAATCAAAGAAATTGCGGCAGCTACAGAAATTACAGAGGCACAAATCAAATCAAGAATTGCACAATTCTATACAGACATAAATATCGACGGTCGTTTTCTTTCATTAGGTGACAACCGCTGGGGACTTCGCGTCTGGTATCCAGTTGATACACAAGAAGAAGAAGTCGTTACCGTTATTAAACCTAAGAAGAAAAAGGCGAAAAAGGTTGTCGATGAAGACGAGCTTGAAGACTTTGATGATGTGGATGAAGATTACGAAGAGCTTGATGACTTTGCCGATGAAGATGACCTACTCGATGACGACGACGATGATCTTTTGGATGACCTTGACGATGTCGATGATTTAGACGACGATGAAGATGTCATCGAAGACGATGATGAATTTGAGCTTGATGAAGAAGAAGACCTTGACGAGGATCTTGAAGAAGATGATGTAGAGGATGAAGACGACCTATTATAG